One Phragmites australis chromosome 23, lpPhrAust1.1, whole genome shotgun sequence DNA window includes the following coding sequences:
- the LOC133906782 gene encoding F-box/LRR-repeat protein 17-like, with product MASDSSVPVPAAAAQPVPKRRGSYNCGRCGLPKKGHVCSVPGPAKGGDEGAGGGAAAGELKPRRALHFDDVVAEGVVVAATPPPGPPEKKARVEVVVDDEEVWEGLVEVGAGRRVPGEVVVEVMRRLAPRGVAASAAVSRGWRECARRVWRAAEEIRLRAAGVRPLGALLPRCPALARLVLHMDSDVDATMLACIAFSCPNLQSLDISMANSAVNRMTGDELIRFVSEKRFLSVLKLDSCGSLGFLNISSSSLSTLWLSGLCSLTKAVINCPNLNELSLDFPKQNSDSTDLIALMDSLGRTCPNLRNLHISSIHLCNEAVFALGSANLRGLCMLSLVLGSKITDAAVASIVRSYASLELLDLSGSSITDNGLGMICKAFSRTLTRLLLALCTYITSCGIQAATAQLPLLRLMDCGKSLCANPQPEAGRSYFGDLTGGIRFCSKLATQKEQHPNYQKLIIKHTNLKKLSLWGCSAIDALYVNCPGLVDLNLNSCTNLHPERLLIQCLNLKDVHVSGCHDMLIGAIRNQVLNEFAAAEPRLPCKRLADGSKRVQVPHFMLEQQLENEKWGGSRRSQCTVHLT from the exons ATGGCCTCCGACTCctccgtccccgtccccgccgccgccgcgcagcCGGTGCCCAAGAGACGCGGCAGCTACAACTGCGGGCGGTGCGGGCTCCCCAAGAAGGGCCACGTCTGCTCCGTCCCCGGCCCCGCCAAAGGTGGGGACGAGGGTGCTGGTGGCGGGGCAGCGGCGGGGGAGCTCAAGCCCCGGCGCGCGCTGCACTTTGATGACGTGGTGGCGGAgggggtggtggtggcggcgacgcCCCCGCCGGGTCCACCGGAGAAGAAGGCGagggtggaggtggtggtggacgaCGAGGAGGTGTGGGAGGGGTTGGTGGAGGTGGGCGCGGGGCGGCGGGTGCCTGGGGAGGTTGTGGTGGAGGTGATGCGGCGTCTGGCGCCGAGGGGCGTGGCAGCGTCAGCCGCGGTCAGCCGCGGGTGGCGCGAGTGCGCGCGCCGGGTGTGGCGGGCGGCCGAGGAGAtccgcctccgcgccgccggCGTGCGCCCCCTCGGCGCGCTGCTGCCGCGGTGCCCTGCGCTGGCAAGGCTCGTGCTCCACATGGACAG TGATGTTGATGCCACAATGCTCGCATGCATTGCATTTTCCTGCCCTAATTTACAATCCCTCGATATCAGCATGGCTAATAGTGCAGTCAACCGGATGACTGG GGATGAGCTAATTAGGTTTGTTTCAGAGAAGCGATTTCTCTCAGTTCTTAAACTAGATAGCTGTGGTAGTCTTGGCTTTCTCAACATTAGCTCTTCAAGCCTTTCAACCCTTTGGCTGTCAGGTCTTTGCTCCCTTACAAAAGCG GTCATAAACTGCCCTAACTTGAATGAGCTCTCACTGGACTTTCCCAAACAAAATAGTGATTCTACCGATCTGATTGCTCTAATGGATAGTTTGGGCCGCACCTGCCCAAACTTAAGAAATCTGCACATCTCATCAATTCACTTGTGCAATGAAGCCGTGTTTGCTCTAGGAAGTGCCAATCTCAG GGGCCTATGCATGCTGTCTTTGGTTCTAGGTTCAAAAATAACAGATGCAGCTGTTGCATCTATTGTTCGTTCTTATGCAAGCTTGGAGTTGCTTGATTTAAGCGG ATCTAGCATTACTGACAATGGTCTTGGGATGATCTGCAAGGCATTCTCTCGTACTCTAACCCGGCTCCTCCTTGCTTTGTGCACATATATTACATCAT GCGGGATCCAGGCAGCTACAGCACAGTTGCCACTCCTTCGCCTCATGGACTGTGGCAAGAGCTTATGTGCTAACCCACAGCCTGAAGCCGGGAGATCATACTTTGGTGACCTCACTGGAGGAATCAGATTTTGCTCCAAACTAGCAACCCAGAAAGAGCAGCATCCAAATTACCAAAAGCTGATCATAAAGCACACCAATCTGAAGAAACTCAGCCTCTGGGGCTGTTCAGCGATCGAT GCCCTGTATGTAAATTGCCCAGGTCTGGTTGATCTGAACCTGAACTCTTGCACGAATCTTCATCCAG AACGGTTGCTGATTCAGTGTCTGAATTTGAAAGACGTGCATGTCTCCGGTTGCCACGACATGTTGATAGGAGCAATCAGAAACCAG GTCTTGAACGAGTTCGCGGCGGCAGAGCCCCGGCTTCCCTGCAAGCGGCTGGCCGACGGGTCCAAGCGGGTGCAAGTCCCGCACTTCATGCTAGAACAG CAGTTGGAGAACGAGAAATGGGGCGGTTCGCGGCGGAGCCAGTGCACCGTTCACCTGACCTAG